From a single Streptomyces sp. 1331.2 genomic region:
- a CDS encoding MMPL family transporter: MFHRLGHFVVRRAWWVIIAWVVAMIAIVGSASKVTSQTDESAFLPKHYESIQAAQLQEQAFPSSFTPSALLLFERNDGQALNDADQATMDKVVKGLTDANIPAVEKILPVDPKASKSKDGKYALSMVAIDKTKMQSEEFTDAAKKLRSEGAKLADGSGVKFQVGGQAASSLDQKDSSGATDMIVMLGSLLLVILIVGIIFRSILAGLLPVLLSLVIAMPVANGLIADAIDIFNLKSSPMTSAILIIVVLGVGTDYFLFLAFRYRERLRLGEDRKTAVANAVGRVGEAIASAAGAVAVAFAVLILSSLGMFTALGPALAIAVIATALVSLTLAPAVLAVIPSKGVFWPGKKWMEEPKNARFAAFGRMTGKKPGLVALVSGGILVVLALAGINYNGTYDLAGSSMPKTKESMVVQDKLMTAFSAGATDPSHVYLTSTNGAKLSDSAIKEFADKLQGVPGVASVVAPSAERKTVNADGTTGDFTVMLNDAPASNKAIDTIEKVRDTAHASAPADSKALVGGITSVYKDINTAMVHDYTLVFPIAAVIIMLILGLQLRSVVAPWYLMASVGLGFGGTLGATTLLFQNIKGEQGLMFMLPIFIYLFVVAIGTDYNILIIARLREEAREGRNPREAASEAIKHGGPTVAAAGFILAASFATFMLAGNVLFMELGFSLAFGIVLAAFVMAMFFTPALTALLGHRAWWPGHADAPGHGAGPAPLADAHGVPEPAGRR, from the coding sequence ATGTTCCACCGACTAGGACACTTCGTCGTTCGTCGCGCGTGGTGGGTGATCATCGCGTGGGTGGTCGCGATGATCGCCATCGTCGGGTCGGCCTCGAAGGTCACCTCGCAGACGGACGAGTCCGCATTCCTGCCCAAGCACTACGAATCGATCCAGGCGGCGCAGCTCCAGGAGCAGGCCTTCCCGTCGAGCTTCACCCCGTCCGCGCTGCTGCTCTTCGAGCGCAACGACGGCCAGGCGCTGAACGACGCCGACCAGGCCACGATGGACAAGGTCGTCAAGGGCCTCACCGACGCGAACATCCCCGCCGTCGAGAAGATCCTGCCGGTCGACCCCAAGGCCTCGAAGTCCAAGGACGGCAAGTACGCGCTGTCCATGGTCGCCATCGACAAGACCAAGATGCAGAGCGAGGAGTTCACCGACGCGGCCAAGAAGCTGCGCAGTGAGGGCGCCAAGCTCGCCGACGGCTCGGGGGTGAAGTTCCAGGTCGGCGGCCAGGCCGCCAGCAGCCTGGACCAGAAGGACTCCTCCGGTGCCACCGACATGATCGTGATGCTCGGCAGCCTGCTGCTCGTCATCCTGATCGTCGGCATCATCTTCCGCAGCATCCTGGCCGGCCTACTGCCCGTCCTGCTCTCGCTGGTCATCGCGATGCCGGTGGCCAACGGCCTGATCGCCGACGCGATCGACATCTTCAACCTGAAGTCCTCCCCGATGACCTCCGCGATCCTGATCATCGTGGTCCTCGGCGTCGGCACGGACTACTTCCTCTTCCTCGCCTTCCGCTACCGCGAGCGGCTGCGCCTGGGCGAGGACCGCAAGACGGCCGTGGCGAACGCCGTCGGCCGGGTCGGCGAGGCGATCGCCTCCGCCGCCGGTGCCGTCGCCGTCGCCTTCGCCGTGCTGATCCTCTCCAGCCTGGGCATGTTCACCGCGCTGGGCCCGGCGCTGGCCATCGCCGTCATCGCGACCGCGCTGGTCTCGCTGACCCTGGCTCCGGCCGTGCTCGCCGTCATCCCGTCCAAGGGCGTGTTCTGGCCCGGCAAGAAGTGGATGGAGGAGCCGAAGAACGCCCGCTTCGCCGCGTTCGGCCGGATGACCGGCAAGAAGCCCGGCCTGGTCGCCCTGGTCTCCGGCGGCATCCTGGTGGTGCTGGCCCTGGCCGGCATCAACTACAACGGCACCTACGACCTGGCGGGCAGCTCGATGCCCAAGACCAAGGAGTCGATGGTCGTCCAGGACAAGCTGATGACCGCGTTCTCGGCCGGTGCCACCGACCCGAGCCACGTCTACCTGACCAGCACCAACGGCGCCAAGCTCAGCGACTCCGCGATCAAGGAGTTCGCCGACAAGCTCCAGGGCGTCCCAGGGGTGGCCAGCGTGGTCGCGCCGAGCGCCGAGCGGAAGACGGTCAACGCCGACGGCACCACCGGTGACTTCACCGTGATGCTCAACGACGCGCCGGCCTCCAACAAGGCCATCGACACCATCGAGAAGGTCCGCGACACCGCCCACGCCTCGGCCCCGGCCGACAGCAAGGCCCTGGTCGGCGGCATCACCTCGGTGTACAAGGACATCAACACCGCGATGGTGCACGACTACACGCTGGTCTTCCCGATCGCGGCCGTGATCATCATGCTCATCCTGGGCCTGCAGCTGCGCAGCGTCGTCGCCCCGTGGTACCTGATGGCCTCGGTCGGCCTCGGCTTCGGCGGCACCCTCGGTGCCACCACCCTGCTGTTCCAGAACATCAAGGGCGAGCAGGGCCTGATGTTCATGCTGCCGATCTTCATCTACCTCTTCGTGGTGGCGATCGGCACGGACTACAACATCCTGATCATCGCCCGCCTCCGCGAGGAGGCCCGCGAGGGCCGCAACCCGCGCGAGGCGGCCAGCGAGGCCATCAAGCACGGCGGCCCGACCGTCGCCGCGGCCGGCTTCATCCTGGCGGCGTCGTTCGCGACCTTCATGCTCGCGGGCAACGTGCTCTTCATGGAGCTCGGCTTCTCGCTGGCCTTCGGCATCGTGCTGGCGGCCTTCGTGATGGCGATGTTCTTCACCCCGGCCCTGACCGCGCTGCTCGGCCACCGCGCCTGGTGGCCCGGCCACGCCGACGCCCCCGGCCACGGCGCGGGCCCGGCGCCGCTGGCGGACGCGCACGGGGTGCCGGAGCCGGCCGGCCGACGCTGA
- a CDS encoding cold-shock protein yields MATGTVKWFNSEKGFGFIEQDGGGADVFAHYSNIQAQGFRELFEGQKVEFDVTQGQKGPQAENIQIIG; encoded by the coding sequence ATGGCTACCGGCACCGTGAAGTGGTTCAACAGCGAAAAGGGCTTCGGCTTCATCGAGCAGGATGGTGGCGGCGCCGACGTGTTCGCCCACTACTCGAACATCCAGGCTCAGGGCTTCCGTGAGCTGTTCGAGGGTCAGAAGGTCGAGTTCGACGTCACCCAGGGCCAGAAGGGCCCGCAGGCCGAGAACATCCAGATCATCGGCTGA
- a CDS encoding DEAD/DEAH box helicase produces MPPYGRGGELPSDGRPVRDAGCRPTHGDPVTTPARTPRDRGPRSTDQTRRAAGGGGPRKPRNRAGTPKQARTTVPEAADFTVVQASPSRPPAATFAELDLPKGILSALGRQGVTEPFPIQGATLPDSIAGRDVLGRGRTGSGKTLAFGLPLLARTAGQRAVARYPLALVLVPTRELAQQVTEALTPYATAVNLRITTVVGGMSINKQANAVRRGTEVLVATPGRLDDLIGRGDVNLSDVAITVLDEADQMADMGFLPQVTKLLEQVAEGGQRMLFSATLDRNVDRLVKRFLNDPVIHSVDPSAGAVTTMDHHVLQLEPADKASATAHIASRDGRVIMFVHTKHGADRLAKQLLANGVKAAALHGGKSQPQRNRVLDQFREGHVSALIATNVAARGIHIDGLDLVVNVDPPVDHKDYLHRGGRTARAGESGTVVTLVLPEQRREVSRLMTVAGIRPTTTKIRPGDADLARITGARTPSGVPVTLAVPVAQTAAAAGTGASAGSGGSAEDKQGGRGGAKAGGPRRRSGKRSGLPTDVDMNGNPRRPRPKQRMGGAAQGERPQAAGFIGRSSGRAKPGSGSKSGGNYGTGRQRRSFD; encoded by the coding sequence ATGCCGCCGTACGGCCGGGGCGGCGAACTTCCTTCCGACGGCCGACCAGTCCGCGACGCGGGCTGCCGACCGACGCATGGAGATCCCGTGACCACCCCTGCCCGTACGCCGCGCGACCGCGGCCCCCGCAGCACCGACCAGACCCGCCGCGCCGCGGGCGGCGGCGGCCCGCGCAAGCCGCGCAACCGCGCCGGCACCCCCAAGCAGGCCCGCACCACCGTGCCCGAGGCCGCCGACTTCACCGTCGTCCAGGCCAGCCCCTCGCGGCCCCCGGCGGCCACCTTCGCCGAGCTGGATCTCCCCAAGGGGATCCTCTCCGCGCTCGGCCGCCAGGGCGTCACCGAGCCGTTCCCGATCCAGGGCGCCACGCTGCCCGACTCGATCGCCGGGCGCGACGTGCTCGGCCGCGGCCGTACCGGCTCGGGCAAGACCCTGGCCTTCGGCCTGCCGCTGCTCGCCCGCACCGCCGGACAGCGCGCCGTGGCCCGGTACCCCCTGGCGCTCGTCCTGGTGCCCACCCGCGAGCTGGCCCAGCAGGTCACCGAGGCGCTGACCCCGTACGCCACCGCCGTCAACCTGCGGATCACCACCGTCGTCGGCGGCATGTCGATCAACAAGCAGGCCAACGCCGTCCGCCGCGGCACCGAGGTCCTGGTCGCCACCCCGGGCCGGCTGGACGACCTGATCGGGCGCGGCGACGTCAACCTCTCCGATGTGGCGATCACCGTCCTGGACGAGGCCGACCAGATGGCCGACATGGGCTTCCTGCCGCAGGTCACCAAGCTGCTGGAGCAGGTCGCCGAGGGCGGGCAGCGGATGCTGTTCTCCGCCACCCTGGACCGCAACGTCGACCGGCTGGTCAAGCGCTTCCTGAACGACCCGGTGATTCACTCGGTCGACCCGTCGGCCGGCGCGGTCACCACCATGGACCACCACGTCCTCCAGCTCGAACCGGCCGACAAGGCCTCCGCCACCGCGCACATCGCCTCCCGCGACGGCCGCGTGATCATGTTCGTGCACACCAAGCACGGCGCCGACCGGCTCGCCAAGCAGCTGCTCGCCAACGGCGTGAAGGCCGCCGCCCTGCACGGCGGCAAGTCCCAGCCGCAGCGCAACCGGGTCCTCGACCAGTTCCGCGAGGGCCACGTCAGCGCGCTGATCGCCACCAACGTCGCCGCGCGCGGCATCCACATCGACGGCCTGGACCTCGTCGTCAACGTCGACCCGCCCGTCGACCACAAGGACTACCTGCACCGCGGCGGGCGCACCGCCCGGGCCGGCGAGTCCGGCACGGTCGTCACCCTCGTGCTGCCCGAGCAGCGCCGCGAGGTCAGCCGGCTGATGACGGTGGCCGGCATCCGCCCGACCACCACCAAGATCCGCCCCGGCGACGCCGACCTGGCCCGGATCACCGGCGCCCGCACGCCGAGCGGCGTCCCGGTCACCCTGGCCGTACCGGTGGCCCAGACGGCCGCCGCGGCGGGTACGGGCGCTTCGGCCGGCTCGGGCGGTTCGGCGGAGGACAAGCAGGGCGGGCGCGGGGGCGCCAAGGCCGGCGGCCCGCGCCGCCGCTCCGGCAAGCGCTCCGGGCTGCCCACCGACGTCGACATGAACGGCAACCCGCGCCGCCCCCGCCCCAAGCAGCGGATGGGCGGTGCCGCCCAGGGCGAGCGCCCGCAGGCGGCCGGCTTCATCGGCCGTTCCTCCGGCCGCGCCAAGCCCGGCAGCGGCTCCAAGTCCGGCGGCAACTACGGGACCGGCCGCCAGCGCCGCTCCTTCGACTGA
- a CDS encoding helix-turn-helix transcriptional regulator: protein MVELEDAQERRTALSSFLRSRRARLTPQDVGLAPGVRRRTPGLRREELALLAGVGVTWYTWLEQGRDIHPSPEVLASLARTLRLDRAETAYLFRLAGSHPQDGEVAAPGDVPPPLLRLMHAQWPAPSFVMDANWDIRAWNPGADALFGLTGRPPQECNLAWVVFGNPVHRARVEHWEEHARRFLAQLRSAYAERGGEATAVGRRLARMIRQVRGEYPEADRWLDEHQVAERSGAEKLIRHEVVGVLRIDQHVLLAAEGLQLIVMSPRDAETEDRLRRLAPAPAAAAATAAVV, encoded by the coding sequence ATGGTCGAGCTTGAGGACGCCCAGGAGCGCCGGACGGCGCTGTCGAGTTTCCTGCGCAGCCGCCGGGCGCGGCTGACGCCGCAGGACGTGGGGCTGGCCCCGGGGGTGCGGCGGCGTACACCGGGGCTGCGGCGGGAGGAGCTGGCGCTGCTCGCCGGGGTGGGGGTGACCTGGTACACGTGGCTGGAGCAGGGGCGGGACATCCACCCGTCCCCGGAGGTGCTGGCGAGCCTGGCCCGGACGCTGCGGCTGGACCGCGCGGAGACGGCGTACCTGTTCCGGCTGGCGGGCAGCCACCCGCAGGACGGCGAGGTGGCCGCGCCGGGGGACGTCCCGCCGCCGCTGCTGCGGCTGATGCACGCGCAGTGGCCGGCGCCGTCGTTCGTGATGGACGCCAACTGGGACATCCGCGCCTGGAATCCGGGCGCGGACGCGCTGTTCGGCCTGACCGGCCGGCCGCCGCAGGAGTGCAACCTGGCGTGGGTGGTGTTCGGCAACCCGGTGCACCGGGCCCGGGTCGAGCACTGGGAGGAGCACGCCCGCCGCTTCCTGGCGCAGTTGCGCTCGGCCTACGCGGAGCGCGGCGGGGAGGCGACGGCGGTGGGGCGCCGGCTGGCCCGGATGATCCGGCAGGTGCGCGGCGAGTACCCGGAGGCGGACCGCTGGCTGGACGAGCACCAGGTGGCGGAGCGTTCGGGGGCGGAGAAGCTGATCCGCCACGAGGTGGTGGGGGTGCTGCGGATCGACCAGCACGTGCTGCTGGCCGCCGAGGGGCTTCAGCTGATCGTGATGTCGCCGCGCGACGCGGAGACGGAGGACCGGCTGCGCCGCCTGGCCCCGGCCCCGGCTGCTGCCGCTGCTACGGCAGCCGTGGTCTGA